GTCGATCGTGTAGCCCTGCAGCACTTCGAAGAAGGCGTTCAGCGCCTTGCGCAGCGCCGAGTTCAGGCCGCAGCTGTCGACGAGCGGGCATTCGATCTCACCCGCTTCGAAGCATTCCGCCATCGCGAAACTGTCTTCCGTCACCTTGACGACGTCGAACAGCGTGATCGCCGAGGCAGGCTTCGGCAGGCGTACGCCGCCGTTGCGGCCACGCACGGTTTCAACGAGGCCGGCCTTGGTCAGCGGCTGCAAGATCTTGAAGAGAAACAACTCGGAAACGCCATAGGCCCTGGCGATTTCGGGAATGCGGCTGAGCTTTTCCCCGTTGGCGGCGCAGTACATCAACATGCGAACCGCGTAGTTCGTTTGCTTCGTCAGACGCATCATTCACTCCGGCATCGAGAGGTTCACGAACTCATCATATAGGACGGATCGTAGTTTGGAACAATTCCAAAAAGCCAGAAAAGTCACTTCTTGTTGAGCGTTTACGGTTTCCTGATTGACTGATTGCGGCGCCCCGGTCAGAAAGATGAGGAATTTTGTTAACTTAGCTCAAACGAGAAAATGGAGGAAGCGATGTCCGTTTCAAGAGCATCGATGGGCGTCCTGTCCCTGACGGCAACCCTGCTGGCAACGAGCGCCGCCTGGGCCGATGGTGAAGTCAATATCTACTCGTACCGGCAGCCCGACCTGATCAAGCCGCTGCTCGACGCCTTCACCAAGGAAACCGGCATCACCACCAATGTGCTCTTCCTCGACAAGGGTCTCGTCGAGCGCATCCAGGCCGAAGGCGCCAACTCGCCGGCCGACGTGATCCTGACCGTCGACATCAGCCGCCTGACCGAGGCGAAGGATGCGGGCGTCACCCAGCCTGTTGCCAACGAGACGATCAACAAGGACATCCCGGCGCATTTCCGCGATCCTGAGGGCAACTGGTTCGGCCTCACCACCCGCGGCCGCGTCGTCTATGCTTCCAAGGAGCGCGTCGCGCAGGACGACATCACCTATGAAGAGCTTGCCGACCCCAAGTGGAAGGGCAAGATCTGCACCCGCGACGGCCAGCACTCCTACAACATCGGCCTCTTCGCCTCGATGATCGCCCACCATGGCGAAGCCGAGACCGAGAAGTGGCTGACCGGCCTGAAGAACAACCTCGCCAAGAAGCCTGACGGCGGCGACCGCGACCAGGCCAAGGCGATTCTCGCCGGCGAATGCGACCTGGCACTCGGCAACACCTACTATGTCGGTCTGATGATGACCAACGAAAAGGAGCCGGAACAGAAGGATTGGGCAGCGGCCATCAAGGTGCTCTTCCCGAACGCCAAGGACCGCGGCACGCACGTCAACATTTCGGGCATGGCGCTCGCCAAGAACGCCCCGAACAAGGACAACGCGCTGAAGCTGATGGAATTCCTGTCGGAAGGCGAAGCCCAGAAGATCTACGCCGAGCAGGTGTTCGAATATCCGGTTCTGCCGGGCGCCGAGCCGTCTGACGTCGTCAAGTCCTTCGGCACGATCAAGCCGGACGACCTGCCGCTTGCCGACATCGCGGCGAACCGCAAGAAGGCTTCCGAACTGGTCGACAAGGTCGGCTACAACGACGGTCCGCAGGACTGATCACAGACAAGTCGCAAGACAGAAACAGCGGGCCATCGGCCCGCTGTTTTCGTTTCGGGAATAGCGAGACGACACGTCCAGCAGGCTCACTGCGCCTTGGCGCGCAACTCCGCCGCATAGTCGAGGATCGCCTTGCGCCGCTCCGGCGTCCCTGGATGCGTCGACAGGATGCTGGTTTCGCCATGATCGTCGAGCTTTTCCTCGATCAGATCGAAAAAGCGGGCAATCGCCACCGGATCCCTGCCCGCCTTCTGCATCAGCTCCACCGAATGGCTGTCGGCCGCACTTTCCGCCCCGCGCGAATAGGAAAGCGAAAGAAGGCCGGCGCCCTGCACCAGCAAATCTTCAGTTCCAAACCCGATATCGCCGCCGATCATCATGATGAGGCCGGCAACCCCGGCGGCGCGATAGATCTGGCGCAGACTGTGTTCCAGTTCGACGTGGCCGATCTCATGCGCCAGAACCCCGACAGTCACTTCCGTATCGTCGCCGGCAAGCTCGATGAGTTCGTCGGTGACCACCAGCGTGCCGTCCGGGAGCGCAAAGGCGTTCGGTGCTTAGCTTGGTCTTGTCGAATACAGTTCGGTCCATCGCCTCGATGGTTACTCGCTGACATGATCTTCGGCACGACTGGCGGCGTCACCAGCACCGCGATCTCGACGAGCGCCGGCACCGCGTAACGGTAGACTGCCCACCCGGAAAGTATCGTGGCAGCGACGACGGCAATCAGCTGAGGACGAAAGCGTTCGAGGTGATGAATGAAGCCATGGCCAACCTCGCGTGTCGGCGCTGCTTGAAACGACGTCGCTTCAGCCACGACCATGATGGTCCCCTCCGTCCCATCCGTTGTGCATCGGACACGCCGCAAAAGCGCTCCAACAGCACAGGATCAAACAGAATTCGCCTGGTGCGCCCCCGCCCGCCAGGCTGCCGTTGAAGCAGCGGTCCGTTCACGGCCCTTGCCCACGGTTCGCAAATTAGTTGTGTCGTATCGCCGAATGCAACAAAAAAGGGCCTCCCGAAGGAGGCCCCGAGGCGGGAGGATCTTTATCCCGTTGTTACTTCATCGTCGGCATGACGAACTCGGCACCGTCCTTGATGCCCGAGGGCCAACGCTCGGTGATGGTCTTGGTGCGGGTCCAGAACTTGATCGAGTCCGGGCCGTGCTGGTTGAGGTCGCCGAAGGACGAGGACTTCCAGCCGCCGAACGAGTGGTAGGCGAGCGGAACCGGGATCGGAACGTTGACGCCGACCATGCCGATGTTGATGCGCGAGGCGAAATCGCGGGCCGCATCACCATCGCGGGTGTAGATCGCGACGCCGTTGCCGTATTCGTGCTTCATCGGCAGATCGAGGGCTTCCTCGTAGGTCTTGGCGCGGACGACCGAGAGAACCGGGCCGAAGATTTCGGTCTTGTAGATGTCCATGTCCGGGGTGACGTTGTCGAACAGGCAGCCGCCGATGAAGTGGCCTTGCTCGTAGCCCTGGAGCTTGAAGTCGCGGCCGTCGACCACGAGCTTGGCGCCCTGCTCGACACCGCTGTCGATCAGGCTGCGGATACGCTGTTCGGCTTCCTTGGTGACGACAGGGCCCATATCGGCCTTCTCGTCGGTGTAGGGGCCGATGCGCAGGCTTTCGACCATCGGCGTCAGCTTGCTGATCAGGCGGTTGGCGGTTTCCTCACCGACCGGAACGGCAACCGAGATCGCCATGCAGCGCTCGCCGGCCGAGCCGTAGCCGGCGCCCATCAGGGCGTTCGCGGCCTGGTCGAGATCGGCATCCGGCATGATGATCATGTGGTTCTTTGCGCCGCCGAAGCACTGGGCGCGCTTGCCGTTCATGGCCGCCGTGCCATAGACGTAGCGGGCGATCGGGGTCGAGCCGACGAAGGAGACGGCGGCGATATCAGGATGCGTCAGGATCGCGTCGACCGCACCCTTGTCGCCGTTGACGACGTTGAGGATGCCTGCCGGCAGACCGGCCTCGATCATCAGTTCGGCAAGGCGGATCGGAACGGACGGATCACGCTCGGACGGCTTCAGGATGAAGGCGTTGCCGCAGGCGATGGCCGGGGCGAACATCCACATCGGGATCATGGCCGGAAAGTTGAACGGGGTGATGCCGGCGCCGATGCCGACGGCCTGGCGGATCGAGTACATGTCGATGCCGGGGCCGGCGCCTTCGGTGAACTCGCTCTTCTGCAGATGCGGAATGCCGATGACGAATTCGCAGACTTCGAGACCGCGAATGAGGTCACCCTTGGCGTCTTCGATCGTCTTGCCGTGCTCGCGCGACAGGATCTCGGCGAGCTCGTTCATGTTGGCGTTCAGAAGTTCGACGAACTTCATGAAGACGCGGGCGCGGCGCTGCGGGTTGGTGGCCGCCCACTTCGGCTGTGCTGCCTTGGCGCTTTCGACGGCTGCCGAAAGTTCCGCGTCGCTTGCGAGCGCCACGGTGCCCTGCACTTCGCCGGTTGCCGGGTTGAAGATGTTGCTGACGCGACCGCTCTTACCGGCAACGCGCTTGCCATCAATGAAATGACCGAGTTCGTACATGAATGGTTTCCTCCAGATCTTGATTGTGGCGGCATGATCGCACTACGATTTCAACAAATCAATTTCCGATATTCAGCAACCGTTGTGCAAAAACTAAAGCCCAACGACCGCAACCGGGGCTCAACACCATGAACTGGGACGATGTCAGAATGTTTTTGGCCGTGGCGCGGACCGGACAGATCCTGGCCGCATCCAAGCGGTTGGGCGTCAACCATGCCACGCTCAGCCGGAGGGTGACTGCGCTGGAAGAGGCGATGAAAACGCGGCTCCTGGTGCGCCGGCCGAACGGCTGCGAGCTGACCGCCGAGGGTGAAATCTTCCTCAGTGCTGCCGAGCGGATGGAGACAGAGATGCTGGCAGCGCAGTCGCAGATCGGCCGGATCGATACGGCGATCGCCGGCACGGTGCGGATCGGCGCGCCCGACGGCTTCGGCGTCTCTTTCCTCGCCCCTCGGCTCGGCCGGCTGACGGCGCGCTATCCGGAACTGAAGCTGCAGCTGGTGCCGGTGCCTCGGTCCTTCTCGCTGTCGCAGCGCGAGGCCGATATCGCGATCACCATCGAGCGGCCGGAACAGGGCCGGCTCGTGTCTTCGAAACTCACCGACTATACGCTCGGCCTCTACGCCTCGGCCGACTACCTCGAAAGACACGGTACGCCGCAGACGATCGACGACCTGAGGGGACACCGCCGCATCGGCTACGTCGAGGACCTGATCTTCACGCCGTCGCTGAATTTTTCCGCTGAGATCATGCGCAGCTGGGACGCGTCCTTCGAGATCTCCAGCGCCACCGGCCAGACGGAGGCGGTGCGCTCCAGCGCCGGTATCGGCATTCTGCACAACTACATTGCCCGCCATGCGCCGGAGCTGAAACGCATCCTGCCGGAAACGACCATCCGCCGCGCCTACTGGACCACCTATCATGAGAGCGCCCGCGATCTCGTACGCGTGCGCACCGTCGTCGCCTTCCTGCAGGAACTGGTGACCGCGGAGCACCAGATCTTCGTCTGAGACATCAGGCGCCCAGGCACGCTCCTCACGGGCGAACCCGGGCGAGACAGATATTTAAAGGGAAATCCCGGCTTCGCGCAGACCGTCGATCAGCCGCGGAATGACGGCCGGATCCTGGTAGGGCATCGCCCGCTTGAAGTGGTCGATGGAAAAATCCGGATTGACCTCAAAGACTTCGTGCCAGTAGCGCCGCGCTTCCTCATGGCGTCCGGTACGACCGTAGAGGCAGGCGAGATAGAAGCGCGTCATGTCCGAACGCGGCGCCAAGGCCAGGCGCCGCTTGAAGGCGATCTCGGCTTCATCGAAGCGGCCGAGATTGAGCAAGGTCCGGCCAAGGAAATGCAGCGCCAGGTCGAACTGCGGATCGAGCCGGTGGGCGCGGGTGTAGAAGGGCAAGGCCTCCTCGAACTGGCCGAGAAAATCCCTGATCGTGCCAAGCTGAGTGTGGCCGCCGGCGGAGTTCGGGTCGAGTTCGATCGTGCGCTGGGCAGCCCGCTCGGCCTCGTCGAAGCGGCGCTTCCAGCAGAGCGCTATAGCGAGCGCGTGGTGGCCGTGAGGTTCATGCTCGTCGGTCTCGACGGCTTTCTGCGCAAGCTTGAGAGCGCGTTCGATATTGTCGACGGTACCACCGTTCCACCGATTGATGTAGTCCGTCATCGCGATGATCGCGAGCGACGCGTAGGCTGCGGCAAGCTCCGGGTCGATGACGATCGCCCGTTCGAGCATGCTGCGCGCTTCCGCAGATGACACCGCGTCGAACCGCAGGATCGCCTGGCGCGATCGCACGAGCAGATCGTAGGCCTCCGGATCGACCTTGCCGCGCCCCTCGCGCCGCTCCGTCTCGCCAGCCGTCAGCTTCACCTTGAGCGCCGTCACGATGGTGCGCGTCACCTCGTCCTGGACTTCAAAGATATCCTCAATGCCGCGATCGTAGCGCTCGGCCCAGAGATGGCCCCCGGTGGTGCCGTCGATCATCTGGGCGTTGATGCGAATGCGGTTGGCGGCGCGGCGCACGCTGCCTTCGAGCACGTAGCGAACGCCGAGATCGCGGCTGACCTGACGGATATCCGCCGACTTGCCCTTGTAGGCGAAGGAGGAATTGCGGGCGATGACGAAGAGACCGGAGACCTTGGAGAGATCGGTGATGATGTCCTCGGTAATGCCGTCGGCGAAATAGCCCTGCTCCGGATCGCCGGACATGTTGTCGAAGGGCAGCACGGCGATCGACGGCCGGCTCGGAAGTTGCGGCGGGGCCTCGGCGGCGACCCTAATCGGCGCGTCGGCATATTCGTCCGGCGACCAGCTCCAGATATGCACCGGCCGCTCGATATTCTTGACCTCGTGGTGGCCGTTGTCGACGAAATCAAGCTCAATGCGGCCGTGCACATATTCGTGCACTCCATCGGAAATCGCCACGCCGCCGGGCCTGGCGAGCGCTTCGATCCGGGCGGCGACATTGACGCCGTCGCCGTAGAGATCGCTGTCGGCGACCATGATGTCGCCCATGTTGATGCCGACGCGCAGCACGATCTGCTGATCATGAGGCACGTCCGCATTGGCTAAGAACATCGCCCGCTGCAAGGCGGCGGCGCATTCGACCGCGTTCACGGCGCTCGAAAACTCCACGAGCACGCCATCGCCCGTCCGCTTGAACACCCGGCCCTGGTGGGTTTCGACGAGCGGTTCCAGCACTTGGCTCCACCGCGCCATCAATTGTGTGTAGGTGGTCTTCTCGTCTCGCTCCATCAGCCGGCTGTAGCCGACGACATCGGCAGCCAGGATGGCGGCAAGCCGCCGTGTGATGGATTCTTTGGCCATGGATTGCGACGCCTTACTGGGAATCCTCTTGGCTAAATTTTACCGGCGGATGGGTCCCGTGTCTATTCGAACCGGATCCGCCCAGCGCCCAAATACTAGCCCGAATTGGGTATCGCGACGACAGGAACCCGGCGCGCTGGTCCGACGTTGCTTTCACAGGGAAGAGAGCTGCTTGCTCAAGGCGATGGCTCCCACACGCCGGTCGCAGTCGGCACGCGCTCCCGCTTCGACAAAGGAGTATGGAAGGATGCTTGTGTCCATTCCGGGCCGGCCGATCCTGCCGGGTGAACTCACCAAGATCGACGATGTCTTCAAGGAAGCGCTGCGCGAGCGAGAACTTTCGCGCCAGTCGGCAGAGGCAACGGCGCTCGCTGCCCGGCTCATCGAACTTTATCAGAACGGCGTCCAAGATATCGTGGCGCTAAGAGCCCTGGCCAAGCTGTTCTGACCAAGCAAGGCGCCCTGCAAGTCTCTACACCGGTGGAATAGGGAAGAAATGGTACGGTTGGTGGGAATCGAACCTACGACCTCAGGTGCCACAAACCTGCGCTCTAACCAACTGAGCTACAACCGCACATAAAGCGACATCAGTCGCTTGGCGGCTCACATACGGAGACTTCCGTCGCTTTGCAAGCCTTAACTTGAGATTATCCTGGAAAAAATCCGGATGGCAAGCCATCCGGATTCTTGGATTTCGGCGCAGTGGCAGAATTGGGCGACAGCAATCTGTCGCCGTTGTTCAGCCGGCGCGGTAGGCTGAGTTCAGACGTTCTTGAAGGACGACATCGCCTTTTCAGCGGCGTCCTTGCCCGGCTTGGTGACGTTTTCGGCAACCTTCTTGGTCGCTTCCTGCATCGACTTCGCCTGCTCGACGGCGAGCTCGGCCTGCTTGCGGACAAAGCTCGTCTGCAGTTCGACGAATTCCGAGAGCGACTTCACGCCGAGCAGCGCTTCCATGTGCGACAGCGAATTTTCAGCATTGGTGCGCAGCGCGTCGATGGCCTTGAGACCGAGTTCGACGGAGCCGGTCTGGGCGCTTTCGAGCGTTGCTTCGACGGTCTTCGTTGCCTCTTCGGCAGCGGTCTTCATCTTGGCATAGGCTTCCTTCGACTGGACGGCACCCTTTTCCGCGAAGTCGCGGAAGCTGTCGGTGAACTTCGCCGGGTCGAAAGAGGAAAGGGAAAATACGTCGTCGGTCTTCTTGGTAGCCATGAAAGCGCTCCTTGGTGTCTGGCCCTCTTCAGAGGCGCCGTTGATTGATGCGCATTATATAAACTACTTGCTTGTGCATTGCAATAAAATTGTGCAGTGCACAAAATCCGGAGAATTAACCTTTCGCGCCGAAAGCCGTGACGAAGCTCCGGCCCTCGCTGGACCCTTGCGGGCCTGCCGGGTATTAATAGAGTGTTAACCCGCAAGCGATCCGTCAATAGGCCCCCTTTATGCCCGCGAGACAGTATCCCTTCATCGATATCGCCGTGCATGCGCGGGTGCGGGAGCATTTTGCCCGCGGCGACGCGGCGATCCTGTTTTCGCGGGACTTCGCACGCATTCTCTGGGCCAACGACCAGGGCGCGGCCTTTTTCGGAGCTGGGTCGATCTATGATTTCATCGATGCAGGACCGGACCAGGGCGACCTGTCGCTGCGTCAGCTCAAGGCCGCGGGAGCGCAGCTCGTGCGCGCCGGCGACCGGCGCCAGCTTTCGATCCGCAAGTTCTCGGGCTTCCGCGGCACGCCGCTCAACGTGAGCGTGGAGATGATCCGCGTGCGCCCGGACGAGGACGCCGTACTCTTTACCGCACCGCATTCCGGCGCGCCGTTGACGCTTGAGGATCGCGCTGCACGCATGATCGCCGGCCTCGATGGGCCGGACACCCACATGGCCGTCCTCGACGGCAACGGCGGCATCATCGCGCACTCGCCGGGCTTCATCGATCTCGGCATGTCGGACGAGACGCGCAAGCAGCTCGTCGACGCCGTCGGCCGGGACCACGACTGGCTGATCAAGCGCCCGGTCGCAACGCGGAAAGGGCACCTGCCGGCCGCGGTCGGCAAGATCGCCGACGAGCCGTCGCTGCACCTGCTCTTTGCTGTCGAGACCATTCTCGGCACGCTCGATCCGGACGAAGAGACTGAGGCTGCGCAAGCCTTGCCGATCCTGCCGCCGGCCGGGGAACTGGAGCCGACCGCAGAGACACCGGTCCCCATTACAGCGATTCCGGAGGCAACGGTTCCTGAGGAGGCGGCGCCAGAGGCAGCGGACACCGTCGAACCGGCCGAAGCGCTGGATGAAAGCGCTGCACCAGCCGAAGACACTGCCCTGGCCGACGCATTCGAACAGGCGGTGCCTGTCAAAGCGGATGCCGCGCAGGACGATGGCGACCTTGAGAACGCAGACGTCGACGTCGCTGCAGACCAGGTCGTTCTGCCGGAAGAACCGGAGGCGATTGCCGCAACAGATCCGCAGGCGGTTGCGGCCGCGGATGCGGACATTACGGCGCAGGACGTGGAGCCAACGGAAGAGGAAGGCAAGCAGGCTCCTGCGGTCGCGACCGACGTGACCGCGGCCGAGACGCCGGCCGCCGATGAAATCCCGTTGACGGAAGAGGGCGCTCGCGAGGACGAGACGGTCGAGGCAGCCCAGACCGCCCCGTCCGAACAGGCCGACTTTGCGTTCGTGCCCGGCGCCCGTGCGGTGCGCTTCGTCTGGAAGATCGACGCCGAAGGCCGCTTCAGCGAGATCTCCGAGGAATTCGCCACCGCCGTCGGCCCGCGCGCCGCCGATGTGATCGGCACCACCTTTAATGAAGTGGCGGCACGCTACGGCCTCGATCCTGACCAGAAGATCGGCGCGCTGCTGCAGCGCCGCGACACCTGGTCGGGCAAGACGATTTTCTGGCCCGTGCAGGGCACGAGCCTCAAGGTTCCGGTCGACCTGGCGGCGCTGCCCACCTACTCGCGCTCTCGCGAATTCGACGGCTTCCGCGGTTTCGGCATCGTGCGCCTTGCCGATGCCGTGGAAGACGAAGACGCCAACGGCCTCACATTCGACGCCGCAACGGACATGGCGGAGGAACCGGACGCGGAAGCGACGTTGCCGGAAGACTACGCGCATCTTCCAGCTACCGGCTCCGAGATCGAGGAACGGTCCTCGGACGAGGCGCAGGTCGTCGAACAGCCCTCGTCAGAAGCGGAAGCCGAGCCTGCCGCAACGGTGCAGGATCACGACGCGAACGAAGACCAGGCCCTCTCCACCAGTGTGGATGAGGCAGAGCCGGTCCACGCGGCCGAAGTCGCCTCCGATGAACACGACGCGGCACTTGAGGATCCCTTCCAGGGAGAGCGCCCTGCCCTACAGCTGGTCGATACGACCGAGCCTCCAGCCTCCGACAAGATCGTCGAACTCGAGAAACATCGCGCCGCAACCGCACTGACGCGCGGCGAACAGGCCGCGTTCCGCGAAATTGCTCGGCAACTGGGCGAGCATTTCGGCAAGCCGACGGAAGCCGCGCCGGTCGAGGAAAGCGACGCGCCAGCCGATACGAACACCCCCTTGCCGGTGGACGCGCACGAAACCATTTCGTCCTCGACGCCAGAGGCAGAAGAGCAGCCTGGCGCGGAAGAAACCGAAGCGAAGACCGACGACGGCGTCGCCGAGGACAAACAGGCGAACGTGGAACCCCAGCCGCAAGCGGCCGATATCGGCCTAAGCGGCGAGATCCTCGACAGCCTGCCGATCGGCATGCTCGTGCATCGCGGTGAAGAACTGCTGCACGCCAATCCGGAATTCCTGCGGCTCACCGCCTATGGCGACCTCGACGACTTCGTCCAGGAAGGCGGCCTCGACGCGCTTTTTGCCAACGGCGAAGAGGCGACCGACCAGGAACCCGACGGCACGATGATGCTGATCCGCAAGGACGGCCAGATGCGTCCGGTCACCGCACGCCTGCACACGATCCGCTGGGACGGCCGGAGCGCGCTGATGCTGGCGCTGACGCCGGCGGCCGCGAACATGCCATCGAGCAAGCTCGACCAGGCCATCTCCGATGACGACGTCGATCGCCTGAAGACGGAAATCGACGAGCTGAAGTCGATCCTCGAAACCGCGACCGACGGCGTCGTCGTTCTCGGCCATGACGGCGACATCCGCTCGATGAACCGCTCGGCAAGCGCGCTCTTCAACTATGACGAGGGCGAGATCCGCGGCAAACCTTTCGCCGCGCTCTTCGCCCACGAAAGTCAGAAGGCAGTCATCGACTACCTGCACGGGCTTTCCGGCCACGGTGTCGCGAGTGTTCTGAACGACGGGCGCGAGGTGATCGGCCGGGAAGCAAACGGCGGCTTCATTCCGCTGTTCATGACTATCGGGCGGCTTTCAGCCTCAAATGGCTTTTGCGCCGTCATCCGCGACATCACGCAGTGGAAGCGCACGGAAGAGGAACTCCGCAACGCCAAGCGCGCGGCCGAAACGGCCAATGCCCACAAGACCGAGTTCCTCGCCCGCGTCAGCCACGAGATCCGCACGCCGCTCAACGCGATCATCGGCTTTTCCGACATGATGGCGAGCGAGCATTTCGGCCCTGTCGGCCACCCGCGCTACATCGAATATGCCGGCGATATCGGCCGCTCCGGTCGCCATGTGCTCGATATCGTCAACGATCTGCTCGACATCTCGAAGATCGAGGCCGGCGAAATGGAGCTCGACTTCGGCGCCGTGGAGATCAATGACGCCGTATCGGAAGCCGTGTCGCTGGTTCAGCCGCAGGCCAACAGCCAGCGCGTCATCATCCGCACCTCGCTGTCGGCGGCCGTGCCCAACGTCGTTGCCGACGGCCGGTCGATCAAGCAGATCGCGCTCAACATTCTGGCGAACGCCATCCGCTTCACGCCCTCGGGCGGCCAGATCGTGGTATCGACCTCCTACGAGGCCAATGGCAGCGTCATGCTGCGGATCCGCGACACCGGCGTCGGCATGACCCGCGGTGAACTGGACCAGGCGATGAAGCCGTTCCGACAGGTGACGACAGGCGCGCGCAAGCGCGGCGACGGCACCGGGCTCGGCCTGCCTCTGACCAAGGCGATGGCAGAGGCGAACCGCGCCCACTTCTCGATCACCTCGGCGCCGAACGAGGGAACGCTGGTGGAAATTTCCTTCCCGTCACAACGCGTCTTGGCGAACTGAGGCCGGATGCTATAAGGAAATGTTGACTTGTGGTGGCCAGTTTGGCCACCACTGGCCACGTCCTGCCGTTATGCCGCGGAAT
The nucleotide sequence above comes from Ensifer sp. PDNC004. Encoded proteins:
- the rirA gene encoding iron-responsive transcriptional regulator RirA codes for the protein MRLTKQTNYAVRMLMYCAANGEKLSRIPEIARAYGVSELFLFKILQPLTKAGLVETVRGRNGGVRLPKPASAITLFDVVKVTEDSFAMAECFEAGEIECPLVDSCGLNSALRKALNAFFEVLQGYTIDDLVKARPQINFLLGLEETKRPQTSAA
- a CDS encoding Fe(3+) ABC transporter substrate-binding protein, whose translation is MGVLSLTATLLATSAAWADGEVNIYSYRQPDLIKPLLDAFTKETGITTNVLFLDKGLVERIQAEGANSPADVILTVDISRLTEAKDAGVTQPVANETINKDIPAHFRDPEGNWFGLTTRGRVVYASKERVAQDDITYEELADPKWKGKICTRDGQHSYNIGLFASMIAHHGEAETEKWLTGLKNNLAKKPDGGDRDQAKAILAGECDLALGNTYYVGLMMTNEKEPEQKDWAAAIKVLFPNAKDRGTHVNISGMALAKNAPNKDNALKLMEFLSEGEAQKIYAEQVFEYPVLPGAEPSDVVKSFGTIKPDDLPLADIAANRKKASELVDKVGYNDGPQD
- a CDS encoding CoA-acylating methylmalonate-semialdehyde dehydrogenase, which gives rise to MYELGHFIDGKRVAGKSGRVSNIFNPATGEVQGTVALASDAELSAAVESAKAAQPKWAATNPQRRARVFMKFVELLNANMNELAEILSREHGKTIEDAKGDLIRGLEVCEFVIGIPHLQKSEFTEGAGPGIDMYSIRQAVGIGAGITPFNFPAMIPMWMFAPAIACGNAFILKPSERDPSVPIRLAELMIEAGLPAGILNVVNGDKGAVDAILTHPDIAAVSFVGSTPIARYVYGTAAMNGKRAQCFGGAKNHMIIMPDADLDQAANALMGAGYGSAGERCMAISVAVPVGEETANRLISKLTPMVESLRIGPYTDEKADMGPVVTKEAEQRIRSLIDSGVEQGAKLVVDGRDFKLQGYEQGHFIGGCLFDNVTPDMDIYKTEIFGPVLSVVRAKTYEEALDLPMKHEYGNGVAIYTRDGDAARDFASRINIGMVGVNVPIPVPLAYHSFGGWKSSSFGDLNQHGPDSIKFWTRTKTITERWPSGIKDGAEFVMPTMK
- a CDS encoding LysR family transcriptional regulator, whose amino-acid sequence is MNWDDVRMFLAVARTGQILAASKRLGVNHATLSRRVTALEEAMKTRLLVRRPNGCELTAEGEIFLSAAERMETEMLAAQSQIGRIDTAIAGTVRIGAPDGFGVSFLAPRLGRLTARYPELKLQLVPVPRSFSLSQREADIAITIERPEQGRLVSSKLTDYTLGLYASADYLERHGTPQTIDDLRGHRRIGYVEDLIFTPSLNFSAEIMRSWDASFEISSATGQTEAVRSSAGIGILHNYIARHAPELKRILPETTIRRAYWTTYHESARDLVRVRTVVAFLQELVTAEHQIFV
- a CDS encoding adenylate/guanylate cyclase domain-containing protein encodes the protein MAKESITRRLAAILAADVVGYSRLMERDEKTTYTQLMARWSQVLEPLVETHQGRVFKRTGDGVLVEFSSAVNAVECAAALQRAMFLANADVPHDQQIVLRVGINMGDIMVADSDLYGDGVNVAARIEALARPGGVAISDGVHEYVHGRIELDFVDNGHHEVKNIERPVHIWSWSPDEYADAPIRVAAEAPPQLPSRPSIAVLPFDNMSGDPEQGYFADGITEDIITDLSKVSGLFVIARNSSFAYKGKSADIRQVSRDLGVRYVLEGSVRRAANRIRINAQMIDGTTGGHLWAERYDRGIEDIFEVQDEVTRTIVTALKVKLTAGETERREGRGKVDPEAYDLLVRSRQAILRFDAVSSAEARSMLERAIVIDPELAAAYASLAIIAMTDYINRWNGGTVDNIERALKLAQKAVETDEHEPHGHHALAIALCWKRRFDEAERAAQRTIELDPNSAGGHTQLGTIRDFLGQFEEALPFYTRAHRLDPQFDLALHFLGRTLLNLGRFDEAEIAFKRRLALAPRSDMTRFYLACLYGRTGRHEEARRYWHEVFEVNPDFSIDHFKRAMPYQDPAVIPRLIDGLREAGISL
- a CDS encoding phasin; amino-acid sequence: MATKKTDDVFSLSSFDPAKFTDSFRDFAEKGAVQSKEAYAKMKTAAEEATKTVEATLESAQTGSVELGLKAIDALRTNAENSLSHMEALLGVKSLSEFVELQTSFVRKQAELAVEQAKSMQEATKKVAENVTKPGKDAAEKAMSSFKNV
- a CDS encoding ATP-binding protein — translated: MPARQYPFIDIAVHARVREHFARGDAAILFSRDFARILWANDQGAAFFGAGSIYDFIDAGPDQGDLSLRQLKAAGAQLVRAGDRRQLSIRKFSGFRGTPLNVSVEMIRVRPDEDAVLFTAPHSGAPLTLEDRAARMIAGLDGPDTHMAVLDGNGGIIAHSPGFIDLGMSDETRKQLVDAVGRDHDWLIKRPVATRKGHLPAAVGKIADEPSLHLLFAVETILGTLDPDEETEAAQALPILPPAGELEPTAETPVPITAIPEATVPEEAAPEAADTVEPAEALDESAAPAEDTALADAFEQAVPVKADAAQDDGDLENADVDVAADQVVLPEEPEAIAATDPQAVAAADADITAQDVEPTEEEGKQAPAVATDVTAAETPAADEIPLTEEGAREDETVEAAQTAPSEQADFAFVPGARAVRFVWKIDAEGRFSEISEEFATAVGPRAADVIGTTFNEVAARYGLDPDQKIGALLQRRDTWSGKTIFWPVQGTSLKVPVDLAALPTYSRSREFDGFRGFGIVRLADAVEDEDANGLTFDAATDMAEEPDAEATLPEDYAHLPATGSEIEERSSDEAQVVEQPSSEAEAEPAATVQDHDANEDQALSTSVDEAEPVHAAEVASDEHDAALEDPFQGERPALQLVDTTEPPASDKIVELEKHRAATALTRGEQAAFREIARQLGEHFGKPTEAAPVEESDAPADTNTPLPVDAHETISSSTPEAEEQPGAEETEAKTDDGVAEDKQANVEPQPQAADIGLSGEILDSLPIGMLVHRGEELLHANPEFLRLTAYGDLDDFVQEGGLDALFANGEEATDQEPDGTMMLIRKDGQMRPVTARLHTIRWDGRSALMLALTPAAANMPSSKLDQAISDDDVDRLKTEIDELKSILETATDGVVVLGHDGDIRSMNRSASALFNYDEGEIRGKPFAALFAHESQKAVIDYLHGLSGHGVASVLNDGREVIGREANGGFIPLFMTIGRLSASNGFCAVIRDITQWKRTEEELRNAKRAAETANAHKTEFLARVSHEIRTPLNAIIGFSDMMASEHFGPVGHPRYIEYAGDIGRSGRHVLDIVNDLLDISKIEAGEMELDFGAVEINDAVSEAVSLVQPQANSQRVIIRTSLSAAVPNVVADGRSIKQIALNILANAIRFTPSGGQIVVSTSYEANGSVMLRIRDTGVGMTRGELDQAMKPFRQVTTGARKRGDGTGLGLPLTKAMAEANRAHFSITSAPNEGTLVEISFPSQRVLAN